Genomic window (Desulfuromonas sp.):
TGAAGCGGTGCTTGAAACCGGCCAGCCGGGCCCCGTCGCGCCGGGGGTCGAAATCGGCCACGAACCGGGCCGGACTGCTCCCCATGAGGGCAAAGAGGGTTTCAAGGCTGTTGCGGATGGACGCCACCCGGCCGTAGGCCAGGGCGGCGGAGATGAAGGCCGCCACCTCGCGGTCCCGGGGGTGACTGTAGCGGCGAGGGTATTCGAGGGGATCGTTGGCGAGAAACCCCGCCCCGCGCCTGATCGTCACCTCCTCCAGTACCTCCCGCAGTTCCATGCCGGCAAGTTAGCACAGGAGCGTCCCCGCCCCAAGGTCAAAACGGGCGCCCACATTGTCTTTCTGTCCCGTTTCCATATCGTGCAAGATTTACTCAATAAATAAAATCGTTTTTGGAAAACAATATAAGGGATTTTTTATCGTGGGGAAAAACCACAAGTTCCCGTACACTTGAAGCGTTTCGCCCCACGAAACGCCCAGTTTAGCCACAGTTTAAGGTTGACTTGTTTTTAAAACATCGTATTATGTGGCGAAAATAAACCCCCACAATAGGACAATTATTACCATTCCCAATTTGACCATACCCTGTTTTTCAAAAAACGGTTAGCGATGTTCGCGGGCTCCGCCTCTTTCCTTCCCTCAGGAAAAGCGGACCTCTCGGAGAGGAGGTGAAGGCAAAAAGCATTTCCGGCCAATGAAGTCCGGATACGATGCGCCGATATCGGTGCCGTCTATTTTTCCGTTTTATATCGCGCAGTTGCGGCAAAATTTCAAGCGAAAAGGAGTAACAACAATGGGACACGGACCCGCAGTAAAGCTTGGTAAGGACAACGCGTCCGCCTACAAGACCAGGCTCGGCATCTGGATGTTCATCGCCTACACCCTCTTTTACGCCAGCTTCGTGGCCATCAACGCCATCAAGCCCGCGTTCATGCAGCAGGTCGTCATGGGGCAGACCGTCGCCGTCGTCTACGGCTTCGCTCTGAT
Coding sequences:
- a CDS encoding DUF485 domain-containing protein, translated to MGHGPAVKLGKDNASAYKTRLGIWMFIAYTLFYASFVAINAIKPAFMQQVVMGQTVAVVYGFALIFVAFIMALVYNSLCTAAETRMNG